A portion of the Manihot esculenta cultivar AM560-2 chromosome 2, M.esculenta_v8, whole genome shotgun sequence genome contains these proteins:
- the LOC110608921 gene encoding uncharacterized protein LOC110608921 isoform X2, with translation MEFAKLVVDPIVSKVVELLVNPVVRQIKYVFNYSANIHNLEEEVEKLSHAKLRVEHTVEVARRNPLEQIEADVQQWLAKVDSVAEDADKILLQHKDGGKRRCFMGLCPNLIRRHQISRKASKEIPIIVGAREGGNFPRVSYRAPPQGIGAVKECEPFESRTSVVDEILNALKDAGVNLIGVYGMGGVGKTTLVKHIATLVRELGIFKLVVIATVTLKADLKSVQQEIADWLDFKLDAESIAVRAARLSERIKKEEKILIILDDIWAAIKLDEIGIPYGTDHNGSKILMTSRNRSVLSEMGVQRDFRLEVLEHQEAWSLFEKKVGDLKDSNLRPIAVEIANRCAGLPILIVAVATALKNKQAFEWNDALEKLKIFDGRGHEKRVYSALELSYNFLRDEEKSLFRLLGQLKANEGIRDLFKYVVGFGLFNQLITLKATRNRLLTVISDLKLSCLLLEDEDHERVKMHDVVHSFAASFVSKHDQVLTAAYEAELEEWPNEDFFKQCTSISLPYCKIPKLPEVFECPKLKSFFLFNRGSSLKIKENLFSRMKELKVLDLTRIYLSPLPSSLQSLENLRTLCLDFCVLEDTAAIGELKQLQVLSLIGSTIVRLPNEVRKLTCLRLLDLSRCQRLEVIPPNVLSTLAQLEELYLGGSLVQWEGEGHDEGRNNANLSELKLLSKLSTLEIHIIDANIMPKDIFSEKLESFRVFIGDGWDWANNEYETSRSLKLKLNRSALLERVKVLLMKTESLYLDDLKGVRSVLYELDDQGFPELKHLHVQNSLDIQYIIERKKMNPITAFPKLESLFLHNLNNLEKIYRGPYTVESFSDLRKLKVENCNALRSLFSFSIFNVLKKLEEVNVNNCEIIQVIVAKEGEDDEECELTQLRSLTLENLPQFTSFCSQVKVHSTSQRARNQEIATTASNEIVCEADAEVLVALFNNKIRFPNLADMKFVGINVEMIWPCQHKALSPSIEKLTTLIVDGCGNLNFLFTSSIVGSLAQLKMLEICDCKSMEEVILAAGEGKAMNKILLPKLDSLKLKGLPKLVRFCTAKLIECPSLKVLKLGNCPRLQAFVSTQVNTALFDEKVWFPNLEELHVEDMHMLKMIWCDEVLADSFGRLKVLKVLNGEQLLEIFPSKLLEKFLVNLESLTVTDCDSVKEVFDLQAIVKERETHVVRHSQLRILWISNLPNLIQIWNRDPHGILSFYNLREVRAWDCPNLKKLFPFSVAQCLPHLELLSIGDCGMEEIVTKEERPEPLAIIPNFAFRGLKTIFLWRLDELKYFYSGKHTLECSQLKHLDVNLCAKLQTFNFESQEIQEMLMDKQEDELKLQIPQPLFSFREIIGNLEKLAINDQDAAMIQQSQFPMDLFLKLKFLELQSFDYSFLNLPLNLLQKFPNLEELVLTDCYFKELLQHGHGHDPVLSQIRCLRLIRLPNIRHVWNQDSSFFQNLETLQIWDCHGLTNLAPSSATFQNLTTLLVWKCNGLSSLVSSSTAESMHNLAKMIIEESDTIEEIVSSDKNNFQSQNEIILWKLTTLRLHCLKSLETFCSSSRCTLKFPALEVVDLSQCPKMKVFSQGSISTPRLKRVNLTEERDKWRWVGDLNSTIKQLYADKVGFSGLQHLKLSEFSQLKEAWKTQLPVNFFYNLSSLEVDEVAFSSIVVPSNLLPILNDLEKLEVRNCDSVEQVFGLEWPNFDGPFGNLFKLSELKLINLPMLRLVWIEIPKGILDLRNLKLLKIYNCSSLRYIFTPTICCGLEQLQVLEVKSCAMVEEIITEESMDEIIFPQLNSIILESLPRLINFNSGGGTVHCPSLKEIAVVDCPTTFTCSFFREADAAIDKIVERKVFFPNLEDLKLSSIDVEMMWHAQHLKMSSYTENLTILTVDGCGNLKYLLSSSSIVHLKRLEVCNCKMMEQVILREGLDEEIMLLHQLESLKLKDLPKLTRFCTTNLVECSALTEICIQNCPQMRTFVSNSPTSNNELEIINSALFDEKVAFPNLEKMQILNMDYLNMLWHNQLHSDSFCKIKALTVEHCRKLLKIFPSMFQNLEDLIIGNCDSLEEVFDLQEMIKLEETVTIQLRTLNIRNLPNLKHVWNKDPMGLVLFDNLSSVVVSDCPNLKAIFPATIAKNLLQLETLDVKSCGGVEEIVAQDQVTEASIEFLFPCLKSLMLRELNELKCFYSGIHTLESPLLKCLIVYHCEKLNIFCPESENLLETDTESQTMIQDPQPLFSFRKIVSNLEKLTLTRKDAAMILEGQFPSDLFHKLTEIEIYCFHDESAVFPFDLLERFQPMEILGVGCSRFKELFPCDGSVGRKKYAEVLKLIRGLVLDNLPDLMDIWNQDSQLDQVLQSLELLLVERCNSLVALAPSSTFQNLITLEVLKCNGLLSLVTSSTAKSLVRLTTMSIKECDGLKEIVANDGDEIELKEDIIFSKLESLELHYLPSLVCFCSSEHSFKFPSLKNVTVKQCPKLQVFSKGVLSTSSLLGVQKDDQWHWNGNLNAAIQQLFAEMNAREY, from the exons ATGGAGTTTGCAAAGTTAGTGGTGGATCCCATTGTATCCAAAGTTGTCGAACTGTTGGTTAATCCTGTTGTGCGTCAGATCAAATATGTATTCAACTACAGTGCCAACATCCACAATCTCGAAGAAGAAGTTGAAAAGCTCAGTCATGCTAAGCTAAGGGTTGAGCACACTGTGGAGGTGGCTAGGCGGAATCCACTAGAACAAATTGAAGCTGATGTTCAGCAATGGTTGGCTAAGGTGGATAGTGTTGCTGAAGATGCAGATAAAATTCTTCTTCAACATAAAGATGGAGGAAAAAGGAGGTGCTTCATGGGATTGTGTCCAAATTTGATCAGGCGCCACCAGATTAGTAGAAAAGCCAGTAAAGAAATACCAATCATTGTTGGAGCCCGAGAAGGGGGAAATTTTCCCAGAGTTTCCTACCGTGCTCCACCACAGGGCATTGGGGCAGTCAAAGAGTGTGAACCCTTTGAATCAAGAACATCTGTTGTAGATGAAATCTTGAATGCTTTAAAAGATGCTGGCGTCAATCTCATTGGAGTGTACGGAATGGGAGGCGTGGGTAAAACCACACTTGTGAAACACATCGCCACTCTGGTCAGGGAACTCGGAATCTTCAAATTGGTGGTTATAGCAACTGTCACCCTCAAGGCGGATTTGAAAAGTGTTCAGCAAGAAATTGCAGATTGGCTAGATTTCAAACTTGATGCGGAGTCTATTGCAGTACGAGCAGCTCGATTGAGTGAGCGAatcaaaaaagaagagaaaattcTAATAATTCTTGATGATATATGGGCAGCAATCAAACTAGATGAGATAGGAATTCCTTATGGCACTGATCATAATGGAAGCAAGATACTTATGACGTCCAGAAATCGATCTGTATTGTCGGAAATGGGTGTACAAAGAGATTTCAGGCTTGAAGTTTTAGAGCATCAAGAGGCGTGGAGTCTATTTGAGAAGAAGGTGGGAGATCTTAAAGATTCCAACTTACGACCTATAGCTGTGGAAATAGCAAACAGATGTGCAGGCTTGCCCATTTTAATTGTAGCAGTAGCGACTGCGTTGAAAAATAAGCAGGCATTTGAATGGAATGATGCGTTGGAAAAGCTTAAAATATTTGATGGCAGGGGACATGAAAAGAGAGTTTACTCAGCCCTAGAGTTGAGTTACAACTTTTTGAGAGATGAGGAGAAGTCTTTGTTCCGACTCTTGGGACAACTCAAAGCTAATGAGGGCATCCGAGACTTGTTCAAATATGTAGTGGGGTTTGGCTTATTTAATCAACTCATCACACTAAAAGCAACAAGAAATAGACTACTTACAGTAATAAGTGATCTAAAGCTGTCTTGTTTGTTACTTGAAGATGAGGACCATGAGCGAGTCAAAATGCATGATGTGGTTCACAGCTTTGCAGCCTCATTTGTGTCCAAGCACGATCAAGTGCTAACTGCAGCATATGAAGCTGAATTGGAAGAATGGCCGAACGAGGACTTCTTTAAGCAGTGCACATCAATCTCTTTGCCATATTGCAAAATCCCTAAGCTCCCTGAAGTATTTGAATGCCCAAAACTCAAGTCATTTTTTTTGTTCAATCGAGGTTCCTCGCTCAAAATCAAAGAGAATTTATTCAGTAGAATGAAAGAACTCAAAGTCTTGGATTTGACGAGAATTTATTTGTCACCACTTCCTTCATCGCTTCAATCCCTTGAGAACCTCCGAACCTTATGTTTGGATTTCTGTGTTTTAGAAGACACAGCTGCAATTGGAGAGCTAAAACAGCTGCAAGTTCTTAGCTTGATTGGATCTACAATTGTTCGATTGCCGAATGAAGTAAGAAAATTGACTTGTTTGCGACTTTTGGATTTGAGTAGATGTCAAAGACTTGAAGTGATTCCGCCAAATGTCCTATCAACACTAGCCCAATTGGAGGAATTATACTTGGGGGGAAGCCTTGTGCAATGGGAGGGTGAAGGGCATGATGAAGGAAGGAACAACGCTAACTTGTCTGAATTGAAGCTTTTGTCAAAATTGTCCACTCTAGAGATACATATCATAGATGCAAATATCATGCCTAAAgatatattttctgaaaaattggAAAGTTTTAGAGTATTCATTGGAGATGGGTGGGATTGGGCTAATAATGAGTATGAGACCTCAAGATCATTGAAACTCAAGCTGAATAGAAGCGCCTTGTTGGAGAGAGTAAAAGTGTTGCTGATGAAAACCGAAAGTCTATATTTGGACGACTTGAAGGGCGTGAGAAGTGTTCTCTATGAATTAGATGATCAAGGCTTTCCTGAGTTAAAGCATCTTCATGTTCAAAATAGCCTTGATATTCAATATATCATAGAGCGGAAGAAAATGAACCCTATCACTGCTTTTCCCAAGTTGGAGTCATTATTTCTTCACAATCTGAATAATTTGGAGAAGATTTATCGAGGGCCTTATACAGTGGAATCTTTTAGCGATTTGAGAAAATTAAAGGTAGAAAATTGTAATGCATTGAGGAGTCTCTTCTCATTTTCTATATTTAATGTCCTTAAGAAGCTAGAAGAAGTAAATGTGAATAATTGCGAAATTATACAAGTGATAGTAGCTAAGGAAGGTGAAGATGATGAAGAATGTGAGTTGACGCAACTACGATCCTTAACGTTGGAAAATCTACCCCAATTTACAAGCTTTTGTTCCCAAGTGAAGGTGCATTCTACATCCCAAAGAGCACGAAATCAAGAAATAGCTACTACGGCCTCCAATGAAATTGTATGTGAAGCTGATGCGGAAGTTCTGGTGGCACTTTTCAACAACAAG ATTCGATTTCCTAATTTGGCAGACATGAAGTTCGTTGGAATTAATGTGGAAATGATATGGCCTTGTCAACATAAAGCATTGTCTCCGAGTATTGAAAAATTAACAACATTGATTGTAGATGGGTGTGGGAATTTGAACTTTCTATTCACATCTTCTATTGTTGGAAGTCTTGCACAGCTTAAAATGCTTGAGATATGTGACTGCAAATCTATGGAAGAAGTAATACTTGCAGCAGGAGAAGGGAAAGCGATGAACAAAATATTATTACCTAAATTAGACTCTCTAAAGCTCAAAGGTCTTCCCAAGCTTGTAAGGTTCTGCACAGCTAAGTTAATTGAATGTCCCTCCTTGAAAGTGTTGAAGCTGGGGAATTGTCCTCGTTTGCAAGCATTTGTCTCCACACAAGTGAACACAGCTCTCTTCGATGAAAAG GTTTGGTTTCCTAATTTGGAGGAATTGCATGTTGAGGACATGCATATGTTGAAGATGATATGGTGTGATGAAGTCCTAGCAGATTCCTTTGGTAGATTAAAAGTGCTTAAGGTGCTAAATGGAGAACAGCTACTGGAAATCTTTCCGTCTAAATTATTGGAAAAGTTCTTGGTGAATCTAGAATCATTAACTGTAACAGATTGTGATTCAGTGAAAGAGGTGTTTGATCTCCAAGCAAtagtaaaagaaagagaaacacatGTTGTAAGGCACAGTCAATTGAGAATTTTGTGGATTTCGAATCTTCcgaatttaattcaaatatggAATAGGGATCCTCATGGCATTCTTTCCTTTTATAACCTACGTGAAGTGCGTGCTTGGGATTGTCCAAATTTGAAAAAACTCTTCCCATTTTCAGTAGCTCAATGTCTACCGCATCTTGAACTTCTAAGCATAGGTGATTGTGGAATGGAGGAAATCGTTACTAAGGAGGAAAGACCAGAGCCACTTGCTATTATTCCCAATTTTGCATTTCGTGGGCTAAAGACCATTTTCCTTTGGAGATTAGATGAATTGAAGTATTTTTACTCAGGAAAGCACACTCTAGAATGTTCACAACTAAAACATTTAGATGTGAATCTCTGCGCAAAGCTGCAAACTTTCAATTTTGAATCTCAAGAAATACAAGAAATGCTCATGGATAAGCAAGAGGACGAACTGAAACTTCAAATTCCACAACCACTTTTCTCATTTAGAGAG ATTATTGGCAATTTGGAGAAATTAGCAATAAATGACCAGGACGCTGCAATGATACAACAAAGCCAATTTCCAATGGATCTCTTTCTCAAACTAAAATTTCTTGAGCTGCAAAGCTTTGATTACTCTTTCTTGAATTTGCCACTTAATCTTCTTCAGAAGTTTCCAAATTTGGAAGAACTTGTTTTGACGGATTGTTATTTCAAAGAATTACTGCAACATGGTCATGGTCATGATCCAGTTCTATCACAGATCCGATGCTTACGGCTGATTCGGCTTCCTAATATTAGACATGTATGGAATCAAGATTCTTCATTTTTTCAGAATCTTGAAACTCTTCAAATATGGGATTGCCATGGTTTGACTAATCTGGCACCATCCTCTGCAACTTTCCAAAATCTTACGACTCTGCTTGTGTGGAAGTGTAATGGATTGTCAAGCTTAGTATCTTCTTCTACTGCTGAAAGTATGCACAATCTCGCCAAAATGATTATAGAAGAAAGCGATACGATTGAAGAAATTGTGTCAAGCGACAAAAATAATTTCCAATCCCAAAATGAGATTATTTTGTGGAAATTAACAACTTTGAGACTTCACTGCTTAAAAAGCCTCGAAACTTTCTGCTCATCCTCACGTTGCACATTAAAATTTCCAGCTTTGGAAGTTGTAGATCTCTCACAGTGCCCTAAAATGAAGGTTTTTTCTCAAGGATCTATAAGCACACCAAGGCTAAAGAGAGTAAATTTGACAGAAGAAAGAGATAAGTGGCGTTGGGTTGGGGATCTTAATTCCACTATAAAACAATTGTATGCAGATAAG GTTGGATTCAGTGGCCTACAACATTTGAAACTCTCTGAATTTTCTCAACTAAAAGAGGCATGGAAAACCCAACTTCCAGTCAATTTCTTTTACAATTTAAGTTCCTTGGAAGTAGACGAGGTTGCATTTTCCTCCATTGTTGTTCCATCCAATCTACTGCCAATTCTAAATGATTTGGAAAAGCTTGAGGTCAGAAATTGTGATTCAGTGGAACAAGTATTTGGCCTAGAATGGCCAAACTTTGATGGACCATTTGGGAATTTGTTCAAGTTGAGTGAGCTAAAATTGATAAATCTTCCAATGTTGAGGCTTGTGTGGATTGAGATTCCCAAAGGAATTTTAGATCTCAGAAACCTTAAACTGCTCAAAATCTACAATTGTAGCAGTTTGAGATATATATTTACTCCTACCATCTGCTGTGGCCTTGAGCAACTCCAAGTGCTTGAAGTGAAAAGTTGTGCTATGGTTGAAGAAATCATCACAGAAGAATCTATGGATGAGATTATATTTCCTCAACTAAACTCCATTATTCTTGAATCCTTGCCCAGATTAATCAATTTCAATTCCGGCGGTGGTACTGTGCATTGTCCATCTCTGAAAGAGATTGCTGTAGTTGATTGCCCAACCACATTCACTTGTTCATTCTTTAGGGAAGCAGATGCAGCAATTGATAAAATTGTTGAGCGAAAG GTATTTTTTCCTAATCTGGAGGACCTGAAACTGTCATCAATTGATGTTGAGATGATGTGGCATGCTCAACACTTGAAGATGTCTTCTTATACTGAGAATTTAACAATCCTGACTGTGGATGGCTGTGGGAATCTAAAATATCTATTATCATCATCAAGTATTGTGCATCTGAAGAGACTTGAGGTATGCAATTGTAAGATGATGGAACAAGTGATACTCAGGGAGGGATTGGATGAAGAAATCATGTTACTCCATCAACTAGAGTCCCTGAAGCTCAAAGATCTGCCAAAACTCACCCGATTCTGCACAACTAATTTAGTTGAATGCTCTGCCTTAACAGAGATTTGCATACAAAACTGCCCTCAAATGAGAACATTTGTTTCCAATTCTCCAACTTCAAATAATGAACTTGAAATTATAAACTCTGCTCTATTTGATGAAAAG GTTGCATtcccaaacttggagaaaaTGCAGATTCTTAACATGGATTATTTGAACATGCTATGGCATAATCAACTCCATTCAGAttctttttgcaaaataaaagcATTAACGGTAGAGCACTGTAGAAAACTACTTAAAATCTTTCCATCCATGTTCCAGAATCTTGAGGATTTGATCATAGGCAATTGTGATTCACTGGAAGAGGTATTTGATCTACAAGAGATGATAAAATTGGAAGAAACAGTGACCATTCAGTTGAGAACTCTGAACATAAGAAACCTCCCTAATTTGAAGCATGTATGGAATAAGGATCCTATGGGACTTGTCTTGTTTGATAACCTAAGTTCAGTGGTGGTTTCGGATTGTCCAAATCTAAAAGCTATTTTCCCAGCTACGATAGCTAAAAATCTGCTGCAGCTAGAGACACTAGATGTGAAAAGTTGTGGTGGGGTAGAAGAAATTGTTGCTCAGGACCAAGTAACAGAAGCAAGTATAGAGTTTCTTTTTCCTTGCTTAAAGTCCTTGATGCTTCGGGAATTAAATGAACTCAAGTGCTTCTACTCAGGAATACACACTTTGGAATCTCCATTACTGAAGTGTTTAATTGTGTATCACTGTGAGAAATTAAATATCTTTTGCCCTGAATCTGAGAACTTGCTAGAGACAGATACGGAGAGCCAAACTATGATTCAGGATCCACAACCGCTTTTCTCGTTTAGAAAG ATTGTCTCCAACTTGGAGAAGTTAACTCTAACAAGAAAGGATGCGGCAATGATATTGGAAGGCCAGTTTCCATCTGATCTCTTTCACAAACTCACAGAGATTGAGATATATTGCTTTCATGATGAATCTGCAGTTTTTCCATTTGATCTCCTTGAAAGATTTCAGCCTATGGAAATTCTTGGAGTGGGTTGTAGTCGATTCAAGGAGTTGTTCCCTTGTGATGGCTCTGTTGGTAGGAAAAAATATGCCGAGGTTCTTAAATTGATACGGGGACTAGTGTTGGATAACCTTCCTGATTTGATGGATATATGGAACCAAGACTCCCAGCTAGACCAAGTTCTACAGTCTCTTGAACTTCTTCTTGTTGAGAGGTGTAACAGTCTGGTTGCTTTAGCACCATCCTCTACTTTCCAAAATCTAATCACGTTGGAAGTGTTGAAATGCAATGGATTACTTAGTCTAGTAACATCTTCCACAGCAAAAAGTTTGGTGCGACTCACAACAATGAGTATAAAAGAATGTGATGGATTGAAAGAGATAGTTGCCAATGATGGAgatgaaattgaattgaaagaGGATATTATCTTTAGCAAATTGGAAAGTTTGGAACTTCATTATTTGCCGAGCCTCGTTTGCTTTTGTTCATCAGAACACAGCTTCAAATTCCCCTCTTTGAAAAATGTAACTGTGAAGCAATGCCCCAAGTTGCAGGTTTTCTCAAAAGGAGTCTTAAGTACAAGCAGCCTGCTGGGTGTACAAAAAGATGACCAATGGCATTGGAATGGCAATCTCAATG